The Agromyces hippuratus genome has a window encoding:
- a CDS encoding ROK family glucokinase, which produces MHAIGIDIGGTKIAGAIVDQLGNIVASDRVPTPAGDSTLLEDAVVQMIESLRGRAEEEIVAIGVAAAGFVDAAQSTVYYAPNIDWRNEPFREKLEARVGTTVVVDNDANAAGWAEFRFGAGRLVSDMVMLTIGTGVGGAIVAGDRLFRGGFGAGAELGHLRVVPDGLACGCGQRGCIEQYGSGRALLRMANEIADAGGIGQGLARVRSEHGELDGRLVGELIASGDAGAIAAVRQLGHWLGQAAASLSAVLDPQRFVFGGGVAVAGELLLEPIRAAYLEHLPARGYHPEPDFVIAELVNDAGVVGAADLARVWVAEHA; this is translated from the coding sequence GTGCATGCGATCGGTATCGACATCGGTGGAACGAAGATCGCCGGCGCGATCGTCGACCAGCTCGGCAACATCGTCGCGAGCGACCGCGTCCCGACGCCCGCCGGTGACTCGACGCTCCTCGAAGACGCGGTCGTGCAGATGATCGAGTCGCTCCGTGGTCGTGCAGAAGAGGAGATCGTCGCGATCGGCGTGGCTGCGGCGGGCTTCGTCGACGCGGCGCAGTCGACGGTCTACTACGCGCCCAACATCGACTGGCGCAACGAACCGTTCCGCGAGAAGCTCGAGGCCAGGGTCGGCACGACCGTCGTCGTCGACAACGACGCCAACGCGGCGGGCTGGGCGGAGTTCCGCTTCGGTGCCGGACGCCTCGTCAGCGACATGGTCATGCTCACCATCGGCACCGGCGTCGGCGGCGCGATCGTCGCAGGCGACCGCCTGTTCCGCGGCGGCTTCGGCGCGGGAGCCGAGCTCGGCCACCTGCGCGTCGTCCCCGACGGCCTCGCGTGCGGGTGCGGGCAGCGCGGATGCATCGAGCAGTACGGCTCCGGTCGGGCGCTGCTGCGCATGGCGAACGAGATCGCCGACGCCGGCGGCATCGGTCAGGGCCTGGCCCGCGTGCGGTCCGAGCACGGCGAGCTCGACGGCCGACTCGTGGGCGAGCTGATCGCCTCGGGCGACGCCGGCGCGATCGCGGCCGTGCGCCAGCTCGGGCACTGGCTCGGCCAGGCCGCCGCGAGCCTCTCGGCAGTGCTCGATCCGCAGCGATTCGTCTTCGGCGGCGGCGTCGCCGTGGCGGGCGAACTCCTGCTCGAGCCGATCCGTGCGGCCTACCTCGAGCACCTGCCGGCCCGCGGTTATCACCCCGAGCCCGACTTCGTGATCGCCGAACTCGTCAACGACGCCGGAGTCGTCGGTGCGGCCGACCTCGCCCGCGTGTGGGTCGCCGAGCACGCCTGA
- a CDS encoding lysophospholipid acyltransferase family protein — translation MFYWIMKNLVIGPILLSIFRPWVVGLENVPKEGAVVLASNHLSFIDSIFLPLIVDRPVVFLAKSEYFTGKGLKGWATKVFFQAAGQLPIDRSGGKASEASLETGLRVLGEGKILGIYPEGTRSPDGKLYRGRTGVARMVLEAGVPVIPVAMIGTEHVMPIGSRLPKVRRIGIILGEPVDFSRFEGLEGDRFVLRSVTDELVYDLRGLSGQEYVDVYASSVKEKRASQSR, via the coding sequence TTGTTCTACTGGATCATGAAGAACCTCGTGATCGGTCCGATCCTTCTCTCGATCTTCCGACCGTGGGTCGTCGGCCTCGAGAACGTGCCGAAAGAGGGCGCGGTCGTGCTCGCCTCGAACCACCTCTCGTTCATCGACTCGATCTTCCTGCCGCTCATCGTCGACCGCCCGGTCGTCTTCCTCGCCAAGAGCGAGTACTTCACGGGCAAGGGCCTCAAGGGCTGGGCGACGAAGGTCTTCTTCCAGGCGGCCGGCCAGCTGCCGATCGACCGTTCGGGCGGCAAGGCCTCCGAGGCGTCGCTCGAGACGGGGCTTCGGGTGCTCGGCGAGGGCAAGATCCTCGGCATCTACCCCGAGGGCACCCGCAGCCCCGACGGCAAGCTGTACCGCGGGCGCACGGGCGTCGCGCGCATGGTGCTCGAGGCCGGCGTCCCCGTGATCCCCGTCGCGATGATCGGCACCGAGCACGTCATGCCGATCGGCTCTCGCCTGCCCAAGGTGCGGCGCATCGGCATCATCCTCGGCGAGCCGGTGGACTTCAGTCGCTTCGAAGGACTCGAGGGCGACCGGTTCGTGTTGCGTTCCGTGACGGACGAACTCGTCTACGACCTGCGCGGACTGAGCGGCCAGGAGTACGTCGACGTGTACGCCAGTTCGGTGAAGGAGAAGCGGGCCTCGCAATCGCGATAG
- a CDS encoding class II 3-deoxy-7-phosphoheptulonate synthase has translation MIAGLDYWRTLPIKQQPTWPDLEAAHAASAELATLPPLVFAGEVDILRDRLAAASRGEAFLLQGGDCAETFAGATADQIRNRVKTVLQMAVVLTYGASMPVVKMGRMAGQFAKPRSSDTETRGDVSLPAYRGDIVNGYDFTPESRAADPARLIKGYHTAASTLNLIRAFTQGGFADLRQVHSWNQGFAANPANARYENMAREIDRAIKFMEACGADFEAIKHTEFYTGHEGLLMDYERPMTRIDSRTGTPYDTSSHFIWIGERTRELDGAHVDFLSRVRNPIGVKLGPTTTPETMLELVEKLDPEREPGRLTFITRMGAGKIRDALPPLLEAIKASDANPLWVTDPMHGNGITTPNGYKTRRFDDVVDEVKGFFEAHRDAGTHPGGIHVELTGDDVTECLGGSEHIDEETLATRYESLCDPRLNHMQSLELAFLVAEELAAR, from the coding sequence GTGATTGCCGGCCTCGACTATTGGCGCACGCTCCCCATCAAGCAGCAGCCGACCTGGCCCGACCTCGAAGCCGCGCACGCGGCATCCGCTGAGCTCGCGACCCTGCCGCCGCTCGTCTTCGCCGGCGAGGTCGACATCCTGCGCGACCGCCTGGCGGCCGCATCGCGCGGCGAGGCGTTCCTGCTGCAGGGCGGCGACTGCGCCGAGACCTTCGCGGGTGCGACGGCCGACCAGATCCGCAACCGTGTGAAGACGGTGCTGCAGATGGCGGTCGTGCTCACCTACGGCGCGTCGATGCCGGTCGTGAAGATGGGCCGCATGGCGGGTCAGTTCGCCAAGCCCCGTTCGAGCGACACCGAGACGCGCGGCGACGTCTCGTTGCCCGCGTACCGCGGCGACATCGTGAACGGCTACGACTTCACGCCCGAGTCGCGTGCGGCCGACCCCGCGCGCCTCATCAAGGGCTACCACACGGCTGCTTCGACGCTGAACCTCATCCGTGCGTTCACGCAGGGCGGGTTCGCCGACCTCCGCCAGGTGCACTCGTGGAACCAGGGCTTCGCGGCGAACCCCGCGAACGCCCGCTACGAGAACATGGCGCGCGAGATCGACCGTGCGATCAAGTTCATGGAGGCCTGCGGCGCCGACTTCGAGGCGATCAAGCACACCGAGTTCTACACGGGCCACGAGGGCCTGCTCATGGACTACGAGCGCCCCATGACCCGCATCGATTCGCGCACGGGCACCCCGTACGACACCTCGAGCCACTTCATCTGGATCGGCGAGCGCACCCGCGAGCTCGACGGCGCGCACGTCGACTTCCTTTCGCGCGTGCGCAATCCGATCGGCGTGAAGCTCGGCCCGACGACGACGCCCGAGACGATGCTCGAACTCGTCGAGAAGCTCGACCCCGAGCGCGAGCCGGGTCGACTCACCTTCATCACCCGCATGGGCGCCGGCAAGATCCGCGACGCGCTGCCGCCCCTGCTCGAGGCGATCAAGGCGAGCGACGCGAACCCGCTGTGGGTCACCGACCCCATGCACGGCAACGGCATCACCACGCCCAACGGCTACAAGACGCGTCGCTTCGACGACGTGGTCGACGAGGTCAAGGGCTTCTTCGAGGCGCACCGCGACGCGGGCACCCACCCGGGCGGCATCCACGTCGAGCTCACGGGCGACGACGTCACCGAGTGCCTCGGCGGGTCGGAGCACATCGACGAAGAGACGCTGGCCACCCGCTACGAGTCGCTCTGCGACCCGCGGCTGAACCACATGCAGTCGCTCGAGCTCGCGTTCCTCGTGGCCGAGGAGCTCGCGGCGCGCTGA
- the pknB gene encoding Stk1 family PASTA domain-containing Ser/Thr kinase: MTTAPVDPMIGRLIDGRYQVRSRIARGGMATVYLATDLRLERRVAIKIMHGHLADDNTFKTRFVQEARSAARLAHPNVVNVFDQGQDADMAYLVMEYLPGITLRELLKDYKKLTPEQTVDIMDAVLAGLAAAHKAGIVHRDLKPENVLLADDGRIKLGDFGLARAASANTATGQALLGTIAYLSPELVTRGVADARSDIYAVGIMMYEMLTGEQPYVGEAPMAIAYQHANDQVPTPSSKNPAVPVELDELVLWATNRDPEARPNDAREMLERLREVEPGIRSSHRPLQTQATMVLPGGPMPVAAATAETRVLGAGMAPVAATATLEASDGDDTEALAKSAERRKRRGYWIIALVLLLTGLAAGTGWYFGAGPGALAPVPETAKLAPAAATAVLEKAGFTVEPAERNDPVIPEGQVSGTDPEAGEQAQRGSTVTLFVSLGPQILPVPEVRGAPSADARATLKDFTVVDPNVLQFSEDVAADTVIDVLDVDGKSVGAEYPELGELTLVVSAGPIPDVIALPSAEAEAALTQAGLKFAYLDPVFDNSGEIAEGSVIASEPTTEVVRQGDTINLTLSKGQDLVEVPDVVGKSMSEAKAELEEAEFVVSYSLPDLFLDLATVTSSDPPAGEKIVRGSTITIVGQLTL; this comes from the coding sequence GTGACCACTGCGCCTGTCGACCCCATGATCGGCCGTCTGATCGACGGCCGCTATCAGGTGCGCTCCCGGATCGCCCGCGGCGGCATGGCGACGGTGTACCTCGCGACCGATCTGCGCCTCGAGCGCCGCGTCGCGATCAAGATCATGCACGGCCACCTCGCCGACGACAACACCTTCAAGACCCGGTTCGTGCAAGAGGCCCGATCGGCAGCGCGTCTCGCGCACCCGAACGTCGTGAACGTGTTCGACCAGGGCCAAGACGCCGACATGGCCTATCTGGTCATGGAGTACCTGCCCGGCATCACGCTGCGCGAACTGCTGAAGGACTACAAGAAGCTCACCCCCGAGCAGACCGTCGACATCATGGACGCCGTGCTCGCCGGACTCGCAGCCGCGCACAAGGCGGGCATCGTGCACCGCGACCTGAAGCCCGAGAACGTGCTGCTCGCCGACGACGGCCGCATCAAGCTCGGCGACTTCGGGCTCGCCCGTGCCGCGAGCGCCAACACGGCAACCGGCCAGGCGCTGCTCGGCACGATCGCCTACCTCTCCCCCGAGCTCGTGACCCGCGGCGTGGCAGATGCCCGCAGCGACATCTACGCGGTCGGCATCATGATGTACGAGATGCTCACCGGCGAGCAGCCCTACGTCGGCGAGGCGCCGATGGCGATCGCCTACCAGCACGCGAACGACCAGGTGCCGACCCCGAGCTCGAAGAACCCTGCGGTTCCCGTCGAGCTCGACGAACTCGTGCTCTGGGCCACGAACCGCGACCCAGAGGCGCGCCCGAACGACGCCCGCGAGATGCTCGAGCGCCTGCGCGAGGTCGAACCCGGGATCCGCTCGTCGCATCGCCCCCTGCAGACGCAGGCGACGATGGTGCTTCCGGGCGGCCCGATGCCGGTCGCCGCGGCGACCGCCGAGACGCGCGTGCTCGGCGCGGGCATGGCGCCCGTGGCGGCGACGGCGACCCTCGAGGCATCCGACGGCGACGACACCGAGGCGCTCGCGAAGAGCGCCGAGCGCCGCAAGCGCCGCGGCTACTGGATCATCGCACTCGTGCTCCTGCTGACCGGCCTCGCCGCCGGCACGGGCTGGTACTTCGGCGCGGGCCCCGGCGCCCTCGCTCCGGTGCCCGAGACGGCGAAGCTCGCGCCCGCCGCCGCGACCGCCGTGCTCGAGAAGGCCGGATTCACGGTCGAGCCGGCCGAACGCAACGACCCCGTCATCCCGGAGGGACAGGTGTCGGGCACCGACCCCGAGGCGGGCGAGCAGGCGCAACGCGGTTCCACCGTCACGCTCTTCGTCTCGCTGGGGCCGCAGATACTGCCCGTCCCCGAGGTTCGAGGCGCGCCGTCGGCCGACGCGCGTGCGACGCTGAAGGACTTCACCGTCGTCGATCCGAACGTGCTCCAGTTCTCAGAGGACGTCGCCGCAGACACGGTCATCGACGTGCTCGACGTCGACGGCAAGTCGGTCGGCGCCGAGTACCCCGAGCTCGGCGAGCTGACGCTCGTGGTCTCCGCAGGACCGATTCCCGATGTCATCGCACTGCCCAGCGCCGAGGCCGAGGCCGCACTCACCCAGGCCGGGTTGAAGTTCGCCTACCTCGACCCCGTGTTCGACAACTCGGGTGAGATCGCCGAAGGCAGCGTCATCGCCTCTGAGCCGACGACCGAGGTCGTGCGCCAGGGCGACACGATCAACCTGACGCTCTCGAAGGGTCAAGACCTCGTCGAGGTGCCGGACGTCGTCGGCAAGTCGATGTCCGAAGCGAAGGCCGAGCTCGAGGAGGCCGAATTCGTGGTCAGCTACAGCCTGCCCGACCTCTTCCTCGACCTGGCTACGGTCACCTCCTCCGATCCTCCCGCCGGAGAGAAGATCGTGCGCGGATCCACCATCACGATCGTCGGTCAGCTCACGCTCTGA
- a CDS encoding LysM peptidoglycan-binding domain-containing protein, producing MPLAVVSTIAVTLGIAQPAEAAPQSAKRMPKAKATNDGPARPAASATASSTSVPSEVTVGDGDTVSGIAERYGVATADILALNGLGWSSLIFPGQRLALPGSGSTTPAPAPVAAELARHTVVAGDTMSGIAAAYRVSLDQMLSANGLGRQSLIFPGQSIVLPPGGADAAAPAPATPAPAAPAPAAPAPVAPAPSNGDDYTVVDGDTLWDIAARHDLDVAELVAINELDAAAVIRAGQVLRVARPVAAVSVASVSVALTEEMRGNARIIVDVGRALGVPDQGIVIALAAAAQESGLKNPEYGDRDSLGLFQQRPSQGWGTVDEVLDPVRAATAFYGGAADPNAGRTRGLLDIPGWESLTVTQAAQAVQLSAHPDHYAKWEASARAWLSELG from the coding sequence CTGCCGCTCGCCGTCGTGTCGACCATCGCGGTCACGCTCGGCATCGCGCAGCCCGCAGAGGCGGCGCCGCAGTCGGCCAAGCGCATGCCCAAGGCGAAGGCCACGAACGACGGACCCGCCCGCCCCGCCGCATCGGCGACCGCCTCCTCCACTTCCGTGCCGTCGGAGGTGACCGTCGGCGACGGCGACACGGTGAGCGGCATCGCCGAACGGTACGGCGTGGCGACCGCCGACATCCTCGCGCTCAACGGGCTCGGCTGGTCGAGCCTGATCTTCCCGGGGCAGCGGCTGGCGCTGCCCGGCAGCGGCAGCACCACCCCGGCACCGGCGCCCGTCGCCGCCGAACTCGCCCGGCACACGGTCGTCGCCGGCGACACCATGAGCGGCATCGCAGCCGCCTACCGCGTCTCACTCGACCAGATGCTGAGCGCCAACGGACTGGGCCGGCAGAGCCTGATCTTCCCGGGGCAGTCGATCGTGCTGCCTCCCGGCGGTGCGGATGCCGCGGCTCCCGCCCCCGCGACGCCGGCACCCGCCGCACCGGCGCCCGCCGCCCCGGCACCGGTTGCGCCGGCACCGTCGAACGGTGACGACTACACCGTCGTCGACGGCGACACCCTCTGGGACATCGCCGCACGGCACGACCTCGACGTCGCGGAACTCGTCGCGATCAACGAACTCGACGCCGCGGCGGTGATCCGCGCCGGCCAGGTGCTGCGGGTCGCCCGACCGGTCGCAGCCGTCAGCGTCGCCTCGGTCAGCGTCGCGCTCACCGAGGAGATGCGCGGCAACGCCCGCATCATCGTCGACGTCGGCCGCGCACTCGGCGTGCCCGACCAGGGCATCGTCATCGCCCTCGCGGCCGCTGCGCAGGAGTCGGGGCTGAAGAATCCCGAATACGGCGACCGCGACTCGCTCGGCCTCTTCCAGCAGCGCCCGAGCCAGGGCTGGGGCACCGTCGACGAGGTGCTCGACCCGGTGCGCGCCGCGACGGCGTTCTACGGCGGCGCCGCCGACCCCAACGCCGGACGCACCCGCGGCCTGCTCGACATCCCCGGGTGGGAATCGCTCACCGTGACGCAGGCCGCCCAGGCGGTGCAGTTGAGCGCGCACCCCGACCACTACGCGAAGTGGGAGGCCTCGGCGCGCGCCTGGCTGTCCGAACTCGGCTGA
- a CDS encoding Rv2175c family DNA-binding protein, producing MTDAAETDWLTVPDLVEMLGQSPSRIRRLIDDRHLLAARIDGVLKVPAVFLRDDAPLPELYGTANVLADNGFTDAEALEWMLAEEDSLGTSPIAALLAGRKAEVRRVAQALA from the coding sequence GTGACCGATGCTGCCGAAACCGACTGGCTGACCGTTCCCGACCTCGTCGAGATGCTCGGGCAGAGCCCGAGCCGCATTCGCCGACTCATCGACGACCGGCACCTGCTGGCCGCGCGCATCGACGGCGTGCTCAAGGTGCCCGCGGTGTTCCTGCGCGACGACGCTCCGCTGCCCGAACTGTACGGAACGGCGAACGTGCTCGCCGACAACGGCTTCACCGATGCCGAGGCGCTCGAGTGGATGCTCGCCGAAGAGGACAGCCTCGGCACGTCGCCGATCGCAGCGCTCCTCGCCGGCCGTAAGGCCGAGGTGCGCCGCGTGGCGCAGGCGCTCGCCTGA
- a CDS encoding polyprenyl synthetase family protein, translated as MAHGSRLVDMVHERIEDFLAERTSILREISPDLEPLDAFSRRFLSGGKRFRALFCYWGWEAIGGRGFDPFAAEGGRDRFPVVSAAAALELFHAAALLHDDIIDNSDTRRGAPSGHRLFEQLHADSGWAGSAPEFGRASAILLGDLLLGWSDELLDEGLAALPDRAAARRARSEFMRMRTEVTAGQYLDILEERAWQSQAESEQRLRAERVIVYKSAKYSIEAPLVIGGAIAGASAAQFDSLRAFGLPLGIAYQLRDDLLGVFGDPEVTGKPSGDDLREGKRTMLIAIARERLAAGQRRLLDELLGDPELAPEQIRMLQQTIRECGAVDEVEALITANVDKAAAALEAAPISRDARAELGSLARAVTRRTS; from the coding sequence GTGGCTCACGGTTCCCGACTGGTCGATATGGTGCACGAACGCATCGAGGATTTCCTCGCCGAACGCACTTCCATTCTCCGCGAGATCAGCCCCGACCTCGAACCGCTCGACGCGTTCTCAAGGCGGTTTCTCAGCGGAGGCAAGCGCTTCCGGGCGCTGTTCTGCTACTGGGGCTGGGAAGCGATCGGCGGGCGCGGGTTCGACCCGTTCGCCGCAGAGGGCGGGCGCGACCGGTTCCCCGTCGTCTCCGCCGCTGCCGCGCTCGAGCTCTTCCACGCCGCGGCGCTGCTCCACGACGACATCATCGACAACTCCGACACCCGGCGAGGCGCCCCCTCGGGACACCGCCTCTTCGAACAGTTGCACGCGGATTCGGGCTGGGCGGGTTCGGCGCCCGAGTTCGGTCGCGCATCGGCGATCCTGCTCGGCGACCTGCTGCTCGGGTGGAGCGACGAACTGCTCGACGAGGGGCTCGCCGCGCTCCCCGACCGCGCCGCCGCACGCAGGGCCCGCTCGGAGTTCATGCGCATGCGCACCGAGGTCACGGCCGGTCAGTACCTCGACATCCTCGAGGAGCGCGCGTGGCAGAGCCAGGCCGAATCGGAGCAGCGACTCCGCGCCGAGCGCGTCATCGTCTACAAGTCGGCCAAGTACAGCATCGAAGCGCCGCTCGTCATCGGCGGAGCCATCGCCGGCGCCTCGGCCGCGCAGTTCGACTCGCTCCGCGCGTTCGGCCTGCCGCTCGGCATCGCGTACCAGTTGCGCGACGACCTGCTCGGCGTGTTCGGCGACCCCGAGGTCACCGGCAAGCCGAGCGGCGACGACCTCCGCGAGGGCAAGCGCACCATGCTCATCGCGATCGCCCGAGAGCGACTCGCAGCCGGCCAGCGCCGCCTGCTCGACGAACTCCTCGGAGATCCCGAGCTCGCGCCCGAACAGATCAGGATGCTGCAGCAGACCATCCGCGAATGCGGCGCGGTCGACGAGGTCGAGGCGCTCATCACCGCGAACGTCGACAAGGCCGCCGCGGCGCTCGAGGCCGCACCGATCAGCAGGGACGCCCGCGCCGAACTCGGCTCCCTCGCACGGGCGGTCACCCGCCGCACGAGCTGA
- a CDS encoding DUF3040 domain-containing protein, which yields MPLSEQEQRLLEEMERNLYRNDADFVQAVGGVRGRRPNYRAIVLGVLLAVAGAGALIAGVASQLLIIGVVGFALMFAGVLVAITPSKRGAATAAPAEAPAASRRGRGTTSGSFMDRMNERWDRRQDGQG from the coding sequence ATGCCGCTTTCGGAGCAGGAGCAACGTCTTCTCGAGGAGATGGAGCGGAACCTCTATCGCAATGACGCCGACTTCGTGCAAGCGGTCGGCGGTGTTCGTGGTCGACGACCGAACTACCGGGCCATCGTGCTCGGAGTGCTGCTCGCCGTCGCCGGCGCGGGCGCACTGATCGCGGGCGTGGCCTCGCAACTCCTCATCATCGGAGTCGTCGGCTTCGCCCTCATGTTCGCCGGGGTGCTCGTCGCGATCACCCCGTCCAAACGCGGCGCCGCAACCGCTGCTCCCGCAGAAGCGCCGGCAGCGAGCCGACGCGGCCGCGGCACTACGAGCGGCAGCTTCATGGACCGCATGAACGAGCGTTGGGATCGCCGCCAAGACGGCCAGGGCTGA
- the mraZ gene encoding division/cell wall cluster transcriptional repressor MraZ, translating into MFLGSYEPKLDEKGRVILPAKFREELSSGLVLTRGQEHCIYVFSAREFENMSDKIRQAPVTSKQARDYMRVFLSGASAETPDKQHRVTIPATLRAYAGLDRDLTVIGTGSRVEIWDATAWATYLAEQEAAFADTAEEVIPGLF; encoded by the coding sequence GTGTTCCTCGGTAGCTATGAACCAAAGCTCGATGAGAAAGGCCGCGTCATTCTTCCGGCGAAGTTCCGGGAGGAGCTCTCGAGCGGTCTCGTGCTCACGCGCGGGCAGGAACACTGCATCTACGTGTTCAGCGCGCGGGAGTTCGAGAACATGAGCGACAAGATCCGCCAAGCCCCGGTAACGAGCAAGCAGGCGCGCGACTACATGCGCGTCTTCCTCTCGGGGGCTTCCGCGGAGACCCCCGACAAGCAGCATCGCGTCACCATTCCCGCCACACTCCGCGCGTACGCGGGCCTCGACCGCGACCTCACGGTCATCGGAACGGGCAGCCGTGTGGAGATCTGGGACGCGACGGCATGGGCGACCTACCTCGCCGAGCAAGAGGCGGCCTTCGCGGACACGGCGGAGGAGGTGATCCCCGGACTCTTCTAG
- the rsmH gene encoding 16S rRNA (cytosine(1402)-N(4))-methyltransferase RsmH → MDIERIHTPVMLERTLELLAPALEADGAVMVDATLGMGGHTAAFLERFPRLTVIGLDRDTDALGIARERLAKFGDRARFVHTVYDGIVEAVRGEGFREVQGVLFDLGVSSLQLDRAERGFAYSKDAPLDMRMDSTSGRTAADVIAEESEDELRRIFLDYGEEKLAARYARAIVRARAEAPITRSAELVTIIQAATPVAIQRQGHPAKRVFQALRIEVNEELSVLERAMPAALETIAVGGRIVVLAYQSLEDRIVKRSLAAASSSSAPAGLPMELPEHRPEFKLLVRGAELASEDEQAENPRAKPVRLRAAERLRRPS, encoded by the coding sequence ATGGACATCGAACGCATTCACACCCCGGTCATGCTCGAGCGCACGCTCGAGCTCCTGGCCCCGGCCCTCGAGGCCGACGGCGCCGTGATGGTCGACGCGACCCTCGGCATGGGCGGTCACACCGCTGCATTCCTCGAGCGGTTCCCGAGACTCACCGTCATCGGCCTCGACCGCGACACCGACGCGCTCGGCATCGCCCGCGAGCGGCTCGCGAAGTTCGGCGACCGCGCCCGATTCGTGCACACGGTCTACGACGGCATCGTCGAGGCCGTTCGCGGCGAGGGATTCCGCGAGGTGCAGGGCGTGCTCTTCGACCTCGGCGTCTCCTCGCTGCAGCTCGACCGCGCCGAGCGCGGCTTCGCGTACTCGAAGGATGCGCCGCTCGACATGCGCATGGACTCCACGAGCGGTCGCACGGCGGCCGACGTGATCGCCGAGGAGAGCGAAGACGAGCTCCGTCGCATCTTCCTCGACTACGGCGAGGAGAAGCTCGCAGCCCGGTACGCCCGGGCGATCGTGCGGGCGAGGGCCGAAGCGCCGATCACGCGCTCGGCCGAGCTCGTCACCATCATCCAGGCGGCGACCCCGGTCGCGATCCAGCGTCAGGGGCACCCCGCGAAGCGTGTGTTCCAGGCGCTGCGCATCGAGGTCAACGAGGAGCTCTCGGTGCTCGAGCGGGCGATGCCCGCCGCGCTCGAGACGATCGCCGTCGGCGGCCGCATCGTCGTGCTGGCCTATCAGTCGCTCGAGGACCGGATCGTCAAGCGATCGCTCGCCGCGGCGTCGAGCTCGTCGGCTCCGGCCGGCCTGCCGATGGAGCTGCCCGAGCACCGGCCCGAGTTCAAGCTGCTGGTGCGTGGCGCCGAACTCGCGAGCGAAGACGAGCAGGCGGAGAACCCGCGGGCCAAACCCGTGCGACTGCGGGCCGCCGAGCGTCTGCGGAGGCCGTCATGA